One genomic segment of Gadus chalcogrammus isolate NIFS_2021 chromosome 3, NIFS_Gcha_1.0, whole genome shotgun sequence includes these proteins:
- the LOC130380139 gene encoding phosphatidylinositol 4-kinase type 2-beta-like: MGGHSGGRETESGAGLGVCSGSERRLRAEASAAKARALQRNEGKERLAWAKPCLAGCTRGCWEEGLEPGPRSGQETEWSETSSDSCVKIAAIDNGLAFPFKHPDEWRAYPFHWAWLPAAKVAFSQETRDLVLPRLSDMNFVQDLCEDLYEMFKTDKGFDKTMFERQMSVMRGQVLNLSQALKDGRSPIQLVQMPRVVVERSRSGGHGRVVTLGNAFTQTFHCKRPFFTSW, translated from the exons ATGGGGGGACACAGCGGTGGaagggagacggagagcggaGCAGGACTCGGTGTGTGCTCAGGCTCCGAGCGGAGGCTCCGAGCGGAGGCTTCGGCTGCCAAGGCCCGAGCGCTCCAAAGGaatgaggggaaggagaggttaGCCTGGGCCAAGCCCTGCCTGGCCGGCTGCACCCGTGGCTGCTGGGAAGAGGGCCTGGAGCCAGGACCCAGGAGTGGGCAG GAAACCGAGTGGTCCGAGACCAGCTCAGATTCCTGCGTCAAGATCGCGGCCATAGACAACGGCCTTGCCTTTCCCTTTAAACACCCTGATGAATGGAGGGCCT acccCTTCCACTGGGCCTGGCTGCCCGCCGCCAAGGTGGCCTTCTCCCAGGAGACCAGGGACCTGGTGCTGCCCCGCCTCTCAGACATGAACTTTGTACAGGATCTCTGTGAGGACCTCTATGAGATGTTCAAG ACGGACAAAGGCTTCGACAAGACCATGTTTGAAAGACAGATGTCGGTCATGAGGGGGCAG gtgctgaACCTGAGCCAGGCGCTGAAGGACGGCCGCAGCCCCATCCAGCTGGTCCAGATGCCTCGTGTGGTGGTGGAGCGAAGCCGCTCCGGGGGCCACGGCCGCGTGGTCACCCTCGGCAACGCCTTCACTCAGACCTTCCACTGCAAGAGGcccttcttcacctcctggTAG
- the htra3a gene encoding serine protease HTRA3a isoform X2 has product MHFSLVVVVLFCAQHHPTAAVPKPSKCSPRCDVTKCPSPICLGGYVPDHCNCCLVCVRAEGDACGAKNDPPCGQGLECKLLSSPVKRPASKRTCQCKTTHRVCGSDGKTYGNVCKLRAASRKVIQKGLPAVTRINKGPCLPSDTGRVALHPNSARYRFNFIADVVEKIAPAVVHIELYLRHPLYGRNVPLSSGSGFVMTQSGLIVTNAHVVTPAATVTGRPHVRVRLHSGEAYEATIRDLDRKSDIATIKVTAEKKLPVLSLGRSADVRPGEFVVAIGSPFALQNTVTTGIVSTTQRDGKELGIRDSDIDYIQTDAIINYGNSGGPLVNLDGEVIGINTLKVTAGISFAIPADRIKRFLTESQNKNKEAKRRILGIQMLTLTEALKAELKFSNPDFPDISGGVLVHQVVPGSPAAASGIQIGDVIVQLNGRPLLTADGLHAALLGDKPLLLEVRRERDELLFSIQPQLILH; this is encoded by the exons ATGCACTTTTCCCTCgtggtggttgtgttgtttTGCGCGCAACACCACCCCACCGCAGCGGTCCCCAAACCCAGCAAGTGTTCCCCCCGTTGTGACGTCACCAAGTGCCCCAGTCCCATCTGTCTCGGCGGCTACGTGCCGGACCACTGTAACTGCTGCCTGGTCTGCGTCCGGGCGGAGGGGGACGCCTGCGGCGCCAAAAACGACCCTCCCTGCGGACAGGGGCTGGAGTGTAAACTGCTCTCTAGTCCCGTGAAGCGGCCGGCCTCGAAGCGGACGTGCCAGTGTAAGACGACCCACAGGGTGTGTGGCAGTGATGGGAAGACGTATGGCAACGTGTGCAAGCTGAGAGCAGCCAGCCGTAAGGTGATCCAGAAGGGACTGCCCGCTGTCACACGGATCAACAAGGGACCCTGTCTTCCGTCGGACACAG GTCGCGTGGCCCTCCACCCCAACAGCGCCCGCTACCGCTTCAACTTCATCGCCGACGTGGTGGAGAAGATCGCGCCGGCCGTCGTCCACATCGAGCTCTacctgcg acaccctCTGTACGGGCGTAACGTCCCTCTGTCCAGCGGCTCTGGGTTCGTGATGACCCAGTCGGGGCTGATCGTCACCAACGCCCACGTGGTCACGCCCGCTGCCACGGTAACCGGGCGGCCCCACGTGCGCGTGCGTCTGCACAGCGGGGAGGCCTACGAGGCGACCATCAGGGACCTGGACAGGAAGTCTGACATCGCCACCATCAAGGTCACCGCAGAG AAGAAGCTCCCGGTCCTGTCTCTGGGCCGATCGGCCGACGTCCGGCCCGGTGAGTTCGTGGTCGCCATCGGCAGTCCCTTCGCCCTGCAGAACACCGTCACCACGGGGATAGTGAGCACCACCCAGCGCGACGGCAAGGAGCTGGGCATACGGGACTCGGACATCGACTACATCCAGACGGACGCCATCATAAAC TACGGGAACTCTGGAGGACCGTTGGTGAACTTG gatGGCGAGGTGATAGGCATCAACACTCTGAAAGTCACAGCAGGGATCTCGTTCGCCATTCCTGCCGACCGCATCAAACGCTTCCTCACTGAGTCCCAGAACAAGAACAAAG aAGCAAAGAGACGCATCCTCGGAATCCAAATGCTCACTCTGACGGAAGC GCTCAAAGCGGAGCTGAAGTTCAGTAACCCGGACTTCCCTGACATCAGTGGAGGGGTTCTGGTCCACCAGGTGGTCCCAGGCTCTCCTGCGGCCGC GAGCGGCATCCAGATCGGCGACGTCATCGTCCAGCTGAACGGCCGGCCGCTGCTGACGGCCGACGGCCTGCACGCCGCGTTGCTAGGCGACAAGCCCCTCCTCCTGGAGGTGCGGCGGGAGAGGGACGAACTGCTGTTCAGCATCCAGCCGCAGCTCATCCTGCACTGA
- the htra3a gene encoding serine protease HTRA3a isoform X1: protein MHFSLVVVVLFCAQHHPTAAVPKPSKCSPRCDVTKCPSPICLGGYVPDHCNCCLVCVRAEGDACGAKNDPPCGQGLECKLLSSPVKRPASKRTCQCKTTHRVCGSDGKTYGNVCKLRAASRKVIQKGLPAVTRINKGPCLPSDTGRVALHPNSARYRFNFIADVVEKIAPAVVHIELYLRHPLYGRNVPLSSGSGFVMTQSGLIVTNAHVVTPAATVTGRPHVRVRLHSGEAYEATIRDLDRKSDIATIKVTAEKKLPVLSLGRSADVRPGEFVVAIGSPFALQNTVTTGIVSTTQRDGKELGIRDSDIDYIQTDAIINYGNSGGPLVNLDGEVIGINTLKVTAGISFAIPADRIKRFLTESQNKNKDQARLHRVLYQQTQKPQSDTEAKRRILGIQMLTLTEALKAELKFSNPDFPDISGGVLVHQVVPGSPAAASGIQIGDVIVQLNGRPLLTADGLHAALLGDKPLLLEVRRERDELLFSIQPQLILH from the exons ATGCACTTTTCCCTCgtggtggttgtgttgtttTGCGCGCAACACCACCCCACCGCAGCGGTCCCCAAACCCAGCAAGTGTTCCCCCCGTTGTGACGTCACCAAGTGCCCCAGTCCCATCTGTCTCGGCGGCTACGTGCCGGACCACTGTAACTGCTGCCTGGTCTGCGTCCGGGCGGAGGGGGACGCCTGCGGCGCCAAAAACGACCCTCCCTGCGGACAGGGGCTGGAGTGTAAACTGCTCTCTAGTCCCGTGAAGCGGCCGGCCTCGAAGCGGACGTGCCAGTGTAAGACGACCCACAGGGTGTGTGGCAGTGATGGGAAGACGTATGGCAACGTGTGCAAGCTGAGAGCAGCCAGCCGTAAGGTGATCCAGAAGGGACTGCCCGCTGTCACACGGATCAACAAGGGACCCTGTCTTCCGTCGGACACAG GTCGCGTGGCCCTCCACCCCAACAGCGCCCGCTACCGCTTCAACTTCATCGCCGACGTGGTGGAGAAGATCGCGCCGGCCGTCGTCCACATCGAGCTCTacctgcg acaccctCTGTACGGGCGTAACGTCCCTCTGTCCAGCGGCTCTGGGTTCGTGATGACCCAGTCGGGGCTGATCGTCACCAACGCCCACGTGGTCACGCCCGCTGCCACGGTAACCGGGCGGCCCCACGTGCGCGTGCGTCTGCACAGCGGGGAGGCCTACGAGGCGACCATCAGGGACCTGGACAGGAAGTCTGACATCGCCACCATCAAGGTCACCGCAGAG AAGAAGCTCCCGGTCCTGTCTCTGGGCCGATCGGCCGACGTCCGGCCCGGTGAGTTCGTGGTCGCCATCGGCAGTCCCTTCGCCCTGCAGAACACCGTCACCACGGGGATAGTGAGCACCACCCAGCGCGACGGCAAGGAGCTGGGCATACGGGACTCGGACATCGACTACATCCAGACGGACGCCATCATAAAC TACGGGAACTCTGGAGGACCGTTGGTGAACTTG gatGGCGAGGTGATAGGCATCAACACTCTGAAAGTCACAGCAGGGATCTCGTTCGCCATTCCTGCCGACCGCATCAAACGCTTCCTCACTGAGTCCCAGAACAAGAACAAAG atcaGGCCAGACTCCACAGAGTGCTCTaccaacaaacacagaaaccCCAATCTGACACAG aAGCAAAGAGACGCATCCTCGGAATCCAAATGCTCACTCTGACGGAAGC GCTCAAAGCGGAGCTGAAGTTCAGTAACCCGGACTTCCCTGACATCAGTGGAGGGGTTCTGGTCCACCAGGTGGTCCCAGGCTCTCCTGCGGCCGC GAGCGGCATCCAGATCGGCGACGTCATCGTCCAGCTGAACGGCCGGCCGCTGCTGACGGCCGACGGCCTGCACGCCGCGTTGCTAGGCGACAAGCCCCTCCTCCTGGAGGTGCGGCGGGAGAGGGACGAACTGCTGTTCAGCATCCAGCCGCAGCTCATCCTGCACTGA
- the gpr78a gene encoding G-protein coupled receptor 26, which yields MNVTELLLELVLMVVAVVSLVSNLSVLLCFLQSADIRAHVPGILVLNLSSSNILLTLINMPATFVGVATRDNPFGDAYCKAVSFSETFLTSNGMLSMAALSVDRWVAVVFPLSYSTRMGPREAFIIVAYSWLHSAAFSLSELVMSWGGYSHTYASCTLHYSGKRDGSSGTVGPSQLGAFVAFTAVLHGSGFLLCLTVMTISYLKVLRVARFHCKRIDVITVQTLLLLVDIQPSVKERCLAEQRKRSHRASKKICLFIGSFIVCFTPYVITRITQLVPQVHIPRPWGITTKCLAYAKAASDPFVYSLLRQQYRTALLGISHRILRRERYSFSTHSASSMTDVDGGTRVP from the exons ATGAACGTCACGGAGCTCCTCTTGGAGCTGGTCCTCATGGTGGTCGCGGTGGTCTCGCTGGTCTCCAACCTCTCGGTGCTGCTCTGTTTCCTCCAGAGCGCAGACATCCGCGCCCACGTGCCGGGTATACTGGTCctcaacctctcctcctccaacatcCTGCTCACCCTCATCAACATGCCGGCCACCTTCGTGGGGGTTGCCACCCGGGACAACCCGTTTGGGGACGCCTACTGTAAGGCCGTGAGCTTCTCGGAGACCTTCCTCACCTCCAACGGCATGCTCTCCATGGCGGCTCTGAGCGTGGACCGGTGGGTCGCGGTGGTCTTCCCTCTTAGCTACTCCACCAGGATGGGACCGAGGGAGGCTTTCATCATAGTTGCGTATTCATGGCTGCACTCCGCAGCCTTCTCCCTCTCGGAGCTGGTTATGTCCTGGGGCGGATACAGCCACACCTACGCCTCGTGCACGCTGCACTATAGCGGGAAGAGGGACGGCAGCAGCGGCACCGTGGGACCCTCGCAGCTGGGCGCCTTCGTGGCGTTCACCGCGGTGCTGCACGGTAGCGGCTTCCTGCTGTGCCTCACCGTCATGACCATCTCCTACCTGAAGGTCCTGAGGGTGGCCAGGTTCCACTGTAAGAGGATAGATGTCATCACGGTGcagacgctgctgctgctggtggataTTCAGCCCAG tgtTAAAGAAAGATGTCTGGcggagcagaggaagaggagtcatCGTGCCTCTAAAAAGATTTGCCTCTTCATCGGGTCTTTTATAGTGTGCTTCACACCCTACGTGATAACAAG GATCACCCAGCTGGTGCCCCAGGTCCACATCCCTCGTCCGTGGGGCATCACCACCAAGTGCCTGGCCTACGCCAAGGCGGCCAGCGACCCCTTCGTCTACTCGCTGCTCCGCCAGCAGTACCGTACCGCCCTGCTCGGCATCAGCCACCGCATCCTGCGACGGGAACGCTACTCCTTCTCCACCCACAGCGCCAGCAGCATGACGGACGTGGACGGGGGGACCAGAGTCCCCTGA